One genomic region from Merismopedia glauca CCAP 1448/3 encodes:
- a CDS encoding NADP-dependent oxidoreductase, whose product MFGSINQQILLKSRPTGEPIEKDFALVETAIPELGQGEVLNRTIYLSLDPYMRGRMSDRESYADPVELGKVMVGSTVSQVVKSNHPLFSVGDFVLGYDGWQTYGIAKGETLRKIDPNQVPISYALGITGMPGMTAYFALLDVGQAKPGETVVVSAASGAVGAVAGQIAKIKGCRAVGVVGTDEKCDYIVNELGFDACINRKTKDLSSALKAACPNGIDVYVDNTAGPILEAVLQHINLGARIPLVGLISQYNAENPSYGPNLMPLLVKRALIKGFLVGDYQERQAEFINDVAQWLRAGKLKYKEDVVKGLEKAPQSFIGLLQGQNFGKLIIQVGDDPTQN is encoded by the coding sequence ATGTTTGGGTCAATCAATCAACAAATCCTGCTCAAAAGTCGCCCCACAGGAGAACCAATAGAGAAGGATTTTGCCTTGGTCGAAACTGCCATTCCAGAACTAGGACAGGGAGAAGTACTCAACCGCACTATTTACCTATCTCTAGATCCGTATATGCGAGGGCGAATGAGCGATCGCGAGTCCTATGCAGATCCAGTCGAGTTAGGCAAGGTGATGGTGGGTAGCACCGTCAGTCAGGTAGTGAAATCAAACCATCCTTTATTCTCAGTTGGAGACTTTGTGCTGGGGTATGACGGTTGGCAAACCTATGGGATCGCCAAGGGCGAAACCTTGAGAAAAATTGACCCCAATCAAGTACCTATCTCCTATGCATTAGGGATTACAGGGATGCCTGGAATGACAGCCTATTTTGCGCTGTTAGATGTGGGACAAGCTAAACCAGGTGAAACGGTTGTGGTTTCTGCTGCCTCTGGTGCTGTTGGTGCAGTTGCGGGTCAAATTGCCAAAATCAAGGGCTGTAGGGCAGTGGGTGTTGTTGGCACTGATGAAAAATGTGATTACATTGTGAATGAATTAGGGTTTGATGCCTGCATTAACCGCAAAACTAAAGACCTAAGTTCAGCCTTGAAAGCTGCTTGCCCAAATGGAATTGATGTTTACGTTGATAATACAGCAGGTCCGATTCTGGAAGCAGTGTTGCAACATATTAATTTGGGAGCGAGAATTCCTCTGGTGGGTTTGATCTCGCAATACAATGCCGAAAATCCATCTTATGGTCCTAATTTGATGCCACTACTGGTTAAACGTGCGCTGATCAAAGGATTTCTGGTTGGCGATTATCAGGAACGTCAGGCAGAGTTTATCAATGATGTTGCTCAGTGGTTGCGGGCAGGCAAGCTCAAGTACAAAGAAGATGTGGTCAAAGGTTTAGAAAAAGCGCCCCAGTCCTTTATTGGTTTACTGCAAGGGCAGAACTTTGGCAAGTTAATCATTCAAGTTGGTGACGATCCAACCCAGAACTAG